The Pyxidicoccus sp. MSG2 DNA segment GGCGCGCCCAGAGGTACGAGGCGCGCATCCCGGGGACCACGTCCCCATGGGCAACCCTGCGTCTGGTGGACAAATGAAGCGCGCGGGGTGCTCAGCAGTGGATGAAGTCGCGGCTGGCAGGAGTCATGCCAGGGACGGAGTCGCGACTGTGTTGCGAATGCAACGCCGCGTCCCGGGGCGCCGGGCTCATTTCCGCCCGTGCCCGGTTGTCGACGGGGAGCGGCTCACCGCCCCTGGCGGAGCATGTTGAGCCGCTGCTTCGCGGCCTTGCTCTGCGGGTCGAAGCGCAGCGCCTCCTCCAGCCGCTCCTGGCCCTTCTGCGGCTGGCCCTGGACGACGTACAGGTCGGCGAGCCGCACGAGGGCCTCGGCGTTGTAGGGCTGGAGGTCCAGCGCGCGCTCGAACTCGCGGGTGGCGGTGCCCAGGTCCTTCCGGCGGACGGCGAGCTGGCCGAGCATGATGTGCGGCTGCACCAGTCCGGACGTCTCCGGCCGCGAGGCCAGGGACTCCAGCGTGGAGATGGCACGCGGGTCTCCGAGGCTCGCCAGCGTCAGCGCGGCGGCCTGCCGCACCCAGAGGGAGGCATCCGCGAGCAGCGGCACCAGGTCATTCGCGGCCTCGCGCGCGCCCGCCGTTCCGAGCCCGTCGATGACGTCCGAGCGCAGCAGGCTGTCGGTGGTGCCCTTGAGCGCGGCGCGCAGGGCGGGCACGGCGTCGTGCTTGAAGCGGCGGGCCAGCAGCTTCGCGGCGACCCCTCGCAGCGAGGGTGCCTCCGCCGTGTCCGCGAGCACGGCCTCCAGCGCGGGGCGGCTGGTGGCGGCCGTCTTCTCGTCGAAGGCCTCGGCCAGCGTCAGGCGGCGCTGCTGGCGCGTGGCGGCCTGGGGCCACCACTTCGTGAGCGCCTGCGACATGGCCGCGGGGGTCTCCTTGGCGTGGCAGGTGTTGCAGGCGTTGGGGATGTCGTGGTGGGTGGTGTTGTCCGGGGCGGGCACGTCGATGGCGTGGTCGGCGAACTTGTCGAGCACGCCGGAGACGACGGCCGGCATGTGGCAGGACAGACAGTCATTGGCGGCGCGGGCGGTGTGGTGCGTGTGGGCCTTGCCCTGCGCGAAGACGTCCTCGTGGCACTGCTGGCAGGTGGCGGCGCTGGCGGAGACGTGGGCGGCTGTCTTCCCCGGCTTCGGAATCTCGAGCTCGTTGGCGCCGTGTGGCTCGTGGGGGGCGGTGTGGCAGGTGAGGCAGGTGGCGCCGCCCTGGAGGTGGCAGCGGGATTGGATGAGGGCCTGGTACTCGAAGCTGGAGGTGCTGGGGCGGCCGTCGGTGAAGTAGTCGCCGGAGCGCTCATTGCCGACGAGGAGGACGATGGGCTGGTAGTGGTCGTCGTAGCGCTGGCCGGGTTGGAAGCGGTGGGCGCCGTCGAGGATGGGGAACAGCGGGCGGCGCGGGCCGTGGCACTGCGCGCACACGGCCATGGCCTGCGCGTTGTTGAGCTTCGCGGGCTGGACGATGTCCTTCGGGTCCTGCGTGTCGGCGTGGCGGGCGCCGGGGCCGTGGCAGCTCTCGCAGGCGACACCGGCGTCGGTGAAGCGCGTGTTCCAGGTGTGCGAGGCGCGGTCATAGCTCGCGTCGAGCCCGGTGACGTGACAGTCGAGGCACGCGTGCTGGGCGCTGCGGCGGAAGTTGGCCCAGAAGAAGGGGTGGTCCGGGGTGAGGGCGCCCTGCTTGGTCTCCGAGTAGTCCACCCACTCGCCCTTGCCGGTGACGTGGAAGTAGATGGGCAGCACCTGCCAGCGGCCGTCGGGGAGCATGGTGATGGGGTCCTGCATGCGCTTGCCGCCGACCACCCAGTTCACGGGGAACTCGGCGAGCTCGCCGTCCGCGCCGCGGGTGCGCATGAGGTGCTTCTCGGCGTCGCGGCGCATCCACGCTTCGCTGGAGTCGCCCTTGAAGTGCGTGTTGCGGAAGTTGCCGACGACGAACTTCGACGTGGCCGGGGAGAGCGCGCGGGAGTGCCAGTCCTTGCCCCAGGCGGCGTGCTCGTCCTCGTGGCACTCGCTACAGGCCTCGGAGCCGGCGTAGGCGCCCACGGGAGGGTGGGAGTCCTTCACGGGCGCGGGTGCGGGGCTCGCGGGGGCACTCGCCGTCACGGTGGGCGCGGGTGCGGGCGCGGCGGCGACGGGCGGGGAGGGAGGCACGGGCTCCGGGGAGGAGCGCAGGGCGATGGTGATTCCCGCGGCCGCACCGAGCACGGCGAGGACCACGAGGGCGAGCAGGGCGGGGCGAGAGGGGCGCATCGGAGTTGTCATGGGATGCTGCCCCGGGGGGCGACGCGACACAAGCAGGGCTCCTGGCCACTCCCGACGGATATGACCTGGACGGTTGCTTCGTTGCCGGAGCTCCGGTCCTCACGGCGGATGGTCAGCGCCCCATCGGGGAAGTAGCAACTGAGCACCGGGTGTGGGCCTGGGACGAAGAAACGAAGGAGTCAGGCTGGCACCGAGTGGTACGAACCTTCGTCAAGTACGGCAGCCCGAGTAACGAAATCTTGGTTGTGCGGAGGGATTCCATGACATCGTCCAGCATCTTCGAGCGCTTGCGCAAATCTCCAGGGCTGTTCCTGCCTTCCGTTGATTATGACGTGGCAGTGGCGTTCCTGCTTGGCTTCGATGCGGCGACGGAGGGCGGTTGCCTGATGGGCTTTCGTGAGTGGTTGGTGCCCCAGTTAGGAGGGGGGAACAATCTTCACTGGGCTGGGTTGGTCCTCAATCTCATGAAGCGGGAGACCGAGGTTCAGCGTTCCGAGGGAAACCATTCTGAGAAAGAGCGTGTCGAGTTCCTGCTCTCGACGCTTGATATGTTTCACCAAGAGCGCACCTCTTCGGACGGTCTTCGGGCCATCTATCTTCGTTATGAGGCATGGCTGAGAACCCAGAGTTGGTACACGCCCCCGTCGGCCTGACGGGCTCCTCCAGGGAGTCCTCGCAAGCGCGTAGAACGCGAACCAAAATAGGCACGCCGCAGTTGAATTGCGCCAGGGGCAACCCGGTCCCGCAAGGTTCGTCGGCATCCACGCCGCCAAGGTGGGTACCGGCTTCGAGGCTCTCAAGCCCATCACCGGACCGTGGACCTGCTTGCTGGTGACGACCCGCGAAGACCCGAAACAGGGTCGATTCCTATTTGCAATCTACAATGCCTTGCGCATCTTTGATCAGGGCGTGGCCTCTATTCTTTTGGTTGAAGGGCAGCCACGTGAGCACTGGACACCGCTTCGCGACTGGACGGCTTCACAGAATTGATTTCGTTGTTGGCAGCGCTCGTGCACTACCGCACCAGGCGGGTGGTGATGCGACGACTGGGGACGTGATGGACTTCTTTGACCTCTTCGGGGAATGACTGAAGGGGCAGGAGGCGACATGGGGATGACGAAGCAAATCGCCGATGAGTTCCTCGGATGGTGGATCGACCCAGCGAGCAACCCAGATTTCTCAAGGCGATTTGCCCATGGGTTCACCTACCGGAAGGAGCCAGTAGGACTGGCTGATTCAGGCGCGGTTTGGTTCATCGAACAGAAACTGCCTTGGTCCAAGGTGGATGTGAGGTCGCAAGAGGTCGAGGGAGACACGGCGCTCATCGTCATCGAGGGGGTCGACCCGGTGACGGACCTTCGCCATGAAATCAGCTGGGAGCTTGTCGTCCGGGGGGAGCGAATCGTGTCCGTGGTTGAGCGTGTTGACATCATTGGGTAGGCCCAAGTCCTTCTGTCTGGCGGAGTAGGGGCGCTCTCGAGCGTCATCCTGGTGGTCCGGGTCATAGGATGAATTCACGCCCTTTTCCGGTGGCCGCGAGCCGCTAGTTATGGGCCATGACCACGAAACAAGAGCCCCTGAATTCTGGCTATGGCGCGCGGACGACGGCGCGTGAGGTACTTGGCAACCGCAGGCTCGATGGAGCCCTCGCAGTGGTGACGGGCGGGTATGCGGGCGTCGGGCTGGAGACCACGCGCGCGCTCGCGGCCGCCGGTGCGACGGTGGTCGTCCCCGCGCGAACGCCCGACAAGGCACGCGCGGCATTGGCCGGCCTGGAGCGCGTGGAGCTGGAGCACCTCGACCTGAGCGAGCCGGCGTCGATTGACGCATTCGCCGCCCGCTTCCTGGCGTCCGGCCGCCCCCTCCACATGCTCGTGAACAACGCGGGCATCATGGCGACTCCGCTCGTGCGGGACTCGCGCGGGTTCGAGTCCCAGCTCGCGACCAACCACCTCGGCCACTTCCATCTCACGGCGCGACTCTGGCCCGCGCTGCGAAAGGCCCACGGTGCACGCGTGGTCTCCCTGTCGTCACGGGGGCACCGGCGCGCCTCAATCGACTTCGAGGACCCCCACTTCGAGCGACGCCCCTACGACAAGTGGATTGCCTACGGCCAGTCGAAGACGGCGAACGCGCTCTTCGCGCTCGCGCTCGACGCACGGGGCGAGCCGCAGCGCATCCGTGCGTTCTCCGTCCATCCAGGGGCCATCATGACGGAGCTGGTGCGGTGGATGTCCGACGAGGAGCTTCACGCCATCCGCTCCGCGAGCGCAGCGGACTTCTACAAGAACACCGAGCAGGGCGCGGCGACGAGCATCTGGTGCGCCACGAGCCCCCAGCTCGAAGGACTCGGCGGCGTCTACTGCGAGGGCGTGGACATCGCGCAGGCCGTGCCCGCCGACTTTCCCGAGCAACGCGGTGTGAGGCCGTGGGCGATGGACCCGGACCTGGCCGAGCGGCTGTGGACGAAGAGCGAGGCGTGGACCGGCGTGACGCTCACCGAGTGACGTGCCGGAACAGCTTCCGTGCTCGCGTGGTGCTCGTCCCGGGCCGTGGCGAGTAGAGCGTGACGCGGAGCTGGTGCCCGTCGGGCTCCGAGTGCATGAGCGCGACGTGCTCGAACTCGATGACGCCCAGGTCCGGGTGGTCGATGACCTTCAGGCCCTCGGGGCGCTCGACCACGTCGTGCTCGCCCCAGAAGCGCGCGAACTCCGGACTGACGCTCGCCAGCTCCTCGACGAGCGCATCGAACTCCGTCCGGTCGGCGGCGCGCGCGGCGTCGAGGCGGAAGCCCGCCACGGCCCTGCGCGCGTCGGCTTCCCAGCCCGGCATGCGTGCGCGCCGGTCCGGGTTCATGAACAACGACCACAGTCCGTTGCGTCGCTCCGGGGGCAGGAGTCCGAAGTCCCCGTAGAGGACGACCGCCGGTGCGTTCCAGGCGAGCACGTCCCACCGCCGTGTCGAGACCAGGGCCGGAAACGGGTAGTCGTCGATGACGCGCTGGAGCGCTTCACTGACCCTGGCGGGAGCGATGGCGGGACGCGCCGCCGGCCGCCCGTGCGCCAGCTCGAACAGGTGCGCCCGCTCCGTCGGCGTCAGTCGGAGCGCCCTCGCGAGGCGCTCGAGCAGCGGCTCCGACACGTGGATGTCCCGGCCCTGCTCCAGCCACGTGTACCAACTCACCCCCACGTCCGCGAGGCGGGCGACCTCCTCGCGCCGCAGGCCCGGGGTGCGCCGCCGGGTGCCGGCCGGCAGGCCCACCTCCGCCGGACGAACGCGTGCACGACGGGTGCGGAGGAACTGCGCGAGCTCGGCGCGCCGTGGAATGCGTGGCGTACTCGTCACGAGGCCGCACGTTACGTGAGCGCCGAAGGAGGCACCACGCCCACCCAAAAAGACAACCGGCGCGGCTGCCGAGGAGTGGCAGCCGCGCCGGCATGAAACACAGCCCTACCGCGAACTACTGACCGGAGCTCACCGTGTAGGTGACGCCGGAGAAGGCCGTGTAGCCCTTGATGAGGACGTAGTACGTGCCCTGCTTCGCACCGTTGATGGTGCAGGACTCCGTGGCGGTGGCGCTCCCGGAGATGCAGTCGTAGCTCGTGGTGGTGGGGGCGCTGCCGAACTTCACGTACAGGTCCGCGTCACCCGTGCCGCCCGACGTAGCGAACTTCATCGCCGTCGCGCCGGCCGGCGTGACGTGGCTGTAGGTCGTGGAGCTGCTCTTCGCGCCGGACACGTTGCTCACCGTGGAGATGACGGTCCACGTCGGAGGAGCCGCCACGCCCACCGCCGTCCAGCCCGCGTTCACCGAGGCCGCCGCGGCCGCGCCGTACAGGTCCTGCGCCGCCTGCGCCGTGGCGCCGCGCGCCTCGGAGAAGGTGCTGCTCGGGGTCAGGTACACCGTGTTCGCACGGTAGAAGATGGC contains these protein-coding regions:
- a CDS encoding oxidoreductase → MTTKQEPLNSGYGARTTAREVLGNRRLDGALAVVTGGYAGVGLETTRALAAAGATVVVPARTPDKARAALAGLERVELEHLDLSEPASIDAFAARFLASGRPLHMLVNNAGIMATPLVRDSRGFESQLATNHLGHFHLTARLWPALRKAHGARVVSLSSRGHRRASIDFEDPHFERRPYDKWIAYGQSKTANALFALALDARGEPQRIRAFSVHPGAIMTELVRWMSDEELHAIRSASAADFYKNTEQGAATSIWCATSPQLEGLGGVYCEGVDIAQAVPADFPEQRGVRPWAMDPDLAERLWTKSEAWTGVTLTE
- a CDS encoding helix-turn-helix transcriptional regulator — its product is MTSTPRIPRRAELAQFLRTRRARVRPAEVGLPAGTRRRTPGLRREEVARLADVGVSWYTWLEQGRDIHVSEPLLERLARALRLTPTERAHLFELAHGRPAARPAIAPARVSEALQRVIDDYPFPALVSTRRWDVLAWNAPAVVLYGDFGLLPPERRNGLWSLFMNPDRRARMPGWEADARRAVAGFRLDAARAADRTEFDALVEELASVSPEFARFWGEHDVVERPEGLKVIDHPDLGVIEFEHVALMHSEPDGHQLRVTLYSPRPGTSTTRARKLFRHVTR
- a CDS encoding HEAT repeat domain-containing protein, whose translation is MRPSRPALLALVVLAVLGAAAGITIALRSSPEPVPPSPPVAAAPAPAPTVTASAPASPAPAPVKDSHPPVGAYAGSEACSECHEDEHAAWGKDWHSRALSPATSKFVVGNFRNTHFKGDSSEAWMRRDAEKHLMRTRGADGELAEFPVNWVVGGKRMQDPITMLPDGRWQVLPIYFHVTGKGEWVDYSETKQGALTPDHPFFWANFRRSAQHACLDCHVTGLDASYDRASHTWNTRFTDAGVACESCHGPGARHADTQDPKDIVQPAKLNNAQAMAVCAQCHGPRRPLFPILDGAHRFQPGQRYDDHYQPIVLLVGNERSGDYFTDGRPSTSSFEYQALIQSRCHLQGGATCLTCHTAPHEPHGANELEIPKPGKTAAHVSASAATCQQCHEDVFAQGKAHTHHTARAANDCLSCHMPAVVSGVLDKFADHAIDVPAPDNTTHHDIPNACNTCHAKETPAAMSQALTKWWPQAATRQQRRLTLAEAFDEKTAATSRPALEAVLADTAEAPSLRGVAAKLLARRFKHDAVPALRAALKGTTDSLLRSDVIDGLGTAGAREAANDLVPLLADASLWVRQAAALTLASLGDPRAISTLESLASRPETSGLVQPHIMLGQLAVRRKDLGTATREFERALDLQPYNAEALVRLADLYVVQGQPQKGQERLEEALRFDPQSKAAKQRLNMLRQGR